In the genome of Myroides phaeus, one region contains:
- a CDS encoding DUF1697 domain-containing protein produces MPVYISLLRAINVSGKNTIKMSMLKSLYEEIGFTAVTTYIQSGNVVFKSQHADTEFICSQIKAGILAAFGLDITVIVLTESQLAEVIKQNPFQNVADEKQVYITYFEKAVQAVSMAEITSKATTGEQIEFTSENAYLYAANGYGKTKLTNVFLERKLGVLATTRNWNTTRKLYEMTQLIK; encoded by the coding sequence ATGCCTGTTTACATCTCTCTATTAAGAGCAATCAACGTCAGTGGTAAAAATACCATCAAGATGAGTATGCTGAAATCGTTATATGAAGAAATTGGCTTTACTGCTGTAACTACTTATATACAAAGTGGTAATGTAGTATTTAAAAGCCAGCACGCTGACACTGAATTTATCTGTTCACAAATCAAAGCAGGTATTCTCGCTGCGTTTGGATTGGATATTACGGTGATTGTTTTAACGGAATCACAATTAGCAGAGGTTATTAAACAAAATCCCTTTCAAAACGTAGCCGATGAGAAACAAGTGTACATTACTTATTTCGAGAAGGCAGTACAAGCTGTTTCAATGGCGGAAATAACAAGTAAGGCAACGACAGGTGAACAGATTGAATTTACGTCTGAAAATGCCTATCTCTATGCTGCCAATGGATATGGAAAAACGAAACTGACGAATGTTTTCTTAGAAAGGAAATTAGGTGTATTAGCTACAACGCGAAACTGGAATACCACGCGTAAACTTTATGAAATGACTCAGCTAATTAAATAG
- a CDS encoding protein-L-isoaspartate(D-aspartate) O-methyltransferase, translated as MRDSAKHQGLRNQLVEILRQKGIVDSNVLEAIRRVPRHLFLDSSFEDYAYQDTAFPIGAGQTISHPYTVAFQSQLLQVKKDDKILEIGTGSGYQTAVLVAMGARVYSVERQNELFRKTSTLLPKLGIRPKLMTFGDGYKGLPNYAPFDGVIVTAGAPFVPQPLMAQLNVGGRLIIPIGDNDQTMTELIRVSETHFEKYEHGDFKFVPMLENKN; from the coding sequence GTGAGAGATTCTGCAAAACACCAAGGTCTTAGGAACCAGTTAGTTGAAATACTTAGACAAAAAGGAATTGTTGATTCAAATGTTTTAGAAGCCATTAGAAGAGTGCCAAGACATTTATTTTTAGACTCAAGCTTCGAGGATTACGCTTATCAAGACACTGCTTTTCCTATCGGAGCTGGACAAACCATATCACATCCTTATACTGTAGCTTTTCAGTCTCAGCTACTACAAGTAAAGAAAGACGATAAAATATTAGAAATAGGAACGGGAAGTGGCTACCAAACTGCCGTTTTAGTAGCAATGGGGGCAAGAGTTTACAGTGTTGAGCGCCAAAACGAATTATTTAGAAAAACATCTACTTTATTGCCTAAATTAGGTATTAGACCTAAGTTAATGACATTTGGAGATGGCTATAAAGGACTGCCGAATTACGCGCCGTTTGATGGTGTAATCGTAACAGCAGGAGCACCTTTTGTTCCACAACCTTTAATGGCACAATTAAACGTAGGAGGGAGGTTAATTATTCCAATTGGCGATAATGACCAAACAATGACGGAATTAATCCGCGTCAGTGAAACGCATTTTGAGAAATACGAACACGGTGATTTCAAGTTTGTTCCCATGTTAGAAAATAAAAACTAA
- a CDS encoding rhodanese-like domain-containing protein yields MANLSQEQWWENAQADANAVILDVRTEEEVEEKSIPGAINIDIYQGQGFLDEIEKLDKTKSYYVYCKSGGRSNQACLLMGQLGFDSTFNLLGGITEWEGPIK; encoded by the coding sequence ATGGCAAATTTATCACAAGAGCAGTGGTGGGAAAATGCGCAAGCAGACGCTAACGCTGTTATATTAGACGTTCGTACAGAAGAAGAAGTAGAAGAAAAATCAATTCCTGGAGCAATCAACATAGATATCTACCAAGGACAAGGATTCTTAGACGAGATCGAAAAATTAGACAAGACAAAAAGTTACTACGTTTACTGTAAATCAGGAGGAAGAAGTAACCAAGCTTGTTTATTAATGGGACAATTAGGTTTTGACAGCACTTTCAACCTTTTAGGAGGAATTACAGAGTGGGAAGGACCAATTAAATAA
- the pncA gene encoding bifunctional nicotinamidase/pyrazinamidase, whose product MKALLVVDLQYDFLPGGSLAVADGDKIIDVINDIQPNFDLIVATQDWHPANHKSFAVQHPTHQLFDVIDLNGIPQVLWPEHCVQGTKGAEFTSAWDNNKVAAIFRKGMNVEVDSYSGFYDNNKLSNTGLLGYLKDKNISELYICGLAAEFCVYFTAKDAKEAGIDTYFLDFATKPITAEGLVQAKATMQELGINIIEDKKDLF is encoded by the coding sequence ATGAAAGCACTTTTAGTTGTTGATTTACAATATGATTTCCTACCAGGCGGAAGTCTTGCTGTAGCAGATGGAGATAAGATTATTGATGTTATTAATGACATTCAACCCAACTTTGATTTGATAGTAGCAACACAAGATTGGCACCCTGCCAATCACAAAAGTTTTGCTGTACAACATCCTACTCATCAATTGTTTGACGTAATAGACTTAAATGGCATTCCTCAAGTATTGTGGCCAGAACATTGTGTTCAAGGTACAAAAGGAGCAGAATTTACTTCAGCATGGGACAACAATAAAGTGGCCGCTATCTTTAGAAAGGGAATGAATGTAGAAGTAGATTCGTACAGCGGTTTTTATGACAATAACAAATTGTCAAACACCGGATTATTAGGTTATTTAAAAGATAAAAACATAAGTGAATTATACATCTGTGGATTAGCCGCAGAGTTTTGTGTGTATTTCACGGCAAAAGATGCCAAAGAAGCGGGAATAGACACCTATTTCCTTGACTTTGCAACCAAACCAATCACAGCAGAAGGATTGGTACAAGCTAAAGCTACTATGCAAGAGCTTGGAATTAATATAATTGAAGATAAAAAAGACCTTTTTTAG
- a CDS encoding diacylglycerol/lipid kinase family protein produces the protein MTKIYFIVNPISGKGKHNITLDYIKPFFDESQYDIHVSFSTYKKHAIELTQQAIAAQADVIVACGGDGTIHEVATELVGTNIAFGVVPVGSGNGLASNLSIPKDIEQAIKRVRDGKIFSMDVGSVNGEYFFSNMGFGIDATIIDKYEKSGKRKLGAYINAALNSAQEYVAKKMLVTYNGETKEVNPLLLFISNSNEMGYSMSLTPKASLTDGKLDYLMVPRIGLLKQLTFGLYVLLKKTEKFRKTDYVQTDVIQVEIVDQEKNGLQMDGEYYEYDTNKFEIKVLQGALKVLC, from the coding sequence ATGACAAAAATATATTTTATCGTTAATCCTATATCAGGAAAAGGCAAACACAATATTACATTAGATTACATCAAGCCTTTTTTTGATGAATCTCAATATGATATACACGTATCATTTTCTACTTATAAGAAGCACGCTATCGAATTAACACAACAAGCGATTGCTGCACAAGCAGATGTAATTGTGGCTTGTGGAGGAGATGGAACCATTCACGAAGTAGCAACAGAATTAGTTGGCACAAATATTGCATTTGGTGTTGTACCTGTTGGTTCTGGAAATGGGCTTGCCTCAAACCTTTCTATTCCTAAAGACATCGAACAAGCAATTAAGCGCGTTAGAGATGGTAAAATCTTTAGTATGGATGTAGGAAGTGTTAATGGTGAGTATTTCTTTAGTAATATGGGCTTCGGAATAGATGCAACTATTATTGATAAGTATGAAAAGTCAGGGAAACGCAAATTAGGTGCGTATATCAATGCTGCCTTAAACTCAGCACAAGAATACGTAGCAAAAAAAATGCTTGTTACCTATAATGGAGAGACAAAAGAAGTAAACCCATTATTACTGTTCATTTCAAATTCGAATGAAATGGGATACAGTATGTCGTTAACTCCAAAAGCGAGTTTGACAGATGGAAAATTAGATTATTTAATGGTTCCAAGAATTGGGCTATTAAAACAATTAACTTTTGGTTTGTACGTACTACTTAAAAAAACAGAAAAGTTTAGAAAGACAGATTACGTTCAAACAGATGTAATACAAGTAGAGATAGTAGACCAAGAAAAGAATGGTTTACAAATGGATGGAGAGTATTATGAATATGACACAAATAAATTTGAAATAAAAGTTTTACAAGGAGCACTGAAAGTCTTGTGTTAA
- a CDS encoding 3-hydroxyacyl-CoA dehydrogenase family protein: MKNIAVIGAGTMGNGIAHTFAQKGFKVLLIDISDKAIERGMNTILKNLDRMISKGTITEADKKATIENIVTFTDVKDGVVNADLVVEAATENVQLKLNIFKQLSEVCDENVILASNTSSISITQIASVVKNPERVIGMHFMNPVPIMKLVEIIRGYNTSDEVTKKIMDLSKALDKVPTEVNDYPGFVANRILMPMINEAIETLYNGVAGVEEIDTVMKLGMAHPMGPLQLADFIGLDVCLSILNVMYDGFKNPKYAPCPLLVNMVMAGKLGVKSGEGFYDYSESKKAEKVAKMFS; the protein is encoded by the coding sequence ATGAAAAATATTGCCGTTATTGGTGCAGGAACTATGGGGAATGGTATTGCTCATACTTTTGCTCAAAAAGGTTTCAAAGTTCTTTTAATTGATATCTCTGATAAAGCGATTGAAAGAGGAATGAATACAATCTTGAAAAACTTAGATCGTATGATTTCTAAAGGAACAATTACTGAAGCTGATAAAAAAGCTACTATTGAAAACATAGTTACTTTTACAGATGTAAAAGATGGTGTGGTTAACGCTGACTTAGTTGTAGAAGCTGCTACTGAAAACGTACAATTAAAACTTAATATATTTAAACAATTGAGTGAAGTTTGTGATGAGAACGTTATTTTGGCGTCTAACACTTCTTCTATCTCTATTACTCAGATTGCTTCTGTGGTTAAAAATCCAGAGCGAGTGATTGGTATGCACTTTATGAACCCAGTGCCTATTATGAAATTGGTTGAAATTATTAGAGGTTACAATACTTCTGACGAGGTTACAAAGAAAATAATGGACTTGTCTAAGGCTTTAGATAAAGTACCTACTGAGGTAAATGACTACCCAGGATTTGTAGCTAATCGTATTTTAATGCCAATGATTAACGAGGCTATTGAAACACTTTATAATGGTGTAGCTGGTGTAGAGGAAATAGATACAGTAATGAAGTTAGGTATGGCTCACCCAATGGGACCATTACAATTAGCTGACTTTATTGGTCTTGATGTTTGTTTATCTATCTTAAACGTAATGTATGACGGATTTAAAAATCCTAAATACGCACCTTGTCCATTGTTAGTAAATATGGTAATGGCAGGTAAATTAGGTGTGAAATCTGGTGAAGGATTTTACGATTACAGTGAAAGCAAAAAGGCTGAGAAAGTAGCTAAAATGTTTTCTTAA
- a CDS encoding NAD-dependent epimerase/dehydratase family protein, translated as MQQLALVSGGNGHLGNNLIRLLLSKGIKVRTTVRNVNNTKPFEGLDCELVYADLLDKTSFVKALEGVDVFYAVAANFKLWAKDPQKEIYDNNLMGTRNVIEAAYEAGVKRIVYVSSIAALNYDQMPTKEDNGYNTNRLDTYYNSKNDSEKLAFDLAKQYGIALTAVMPSAMIGSKAFAPINTSYNVLLTILKNRVPVDTGITVNWVDVKDVAEGCWLAAEKGRAGERYILANEKCLSLTQTIQIAQQLYPELKLITPMKVPKSVLLASAWLLEMLSKISGKAPMVTPKEIKMFAGLQQDFDITKAKTELGFNPKSGTQAVIEALVYLQEEYNK; from the coding sequence ATGCAACAATTAGCACTCGTATCAGGAGGAAACGGACATTTAGGCAATAACCTAATAAGACTACTCTTATCAAAGGGAATCAAAGTAAGGACAACAGTTCGCAACGTAAACAATACGAAACCATTTGAGGGATTGGATTGTGAACTTGTCTATGCAGATTTGTTAGACAAGACATCCTTTGTCAAAGCATTAGAAGGAGTTGATGTGTTTTATGCGGTTGCTGCTAATTTTAAACTTTGGGCAAAGGACCCTCAGAAAGAAATTTACGACAACAACCTAATGGGTACGCGAAATGTGATTGAAGCGGCTTATGAGGCAGGAGTAAAGCGCATTGTTTACGTTAGCTCAATTGCGGCATTAAACTACGATCAAATGCCTACAAAAGAGGATAATGGGTACAACACAAATCGCTTAGATACTTATTACAACTCTAAAAATGATAGCGAAAAGCTCGCCTTTGACTTAGCCAAACAGTATGGTATTGCGCTAACAGCTGTTATGCCATCTGCTATGATTGGAAGCAAAGCCTTTGCGCCGATAAACACCTCCTATAACGTATTACTGACCATTTTAAAGAATCGCGTTCCTGTAGATACTGGAATTACGGTCAATTGGGTAGATGTAAAAGACGTTGCCGAAGGCTGTTGGCTTGCAGCAGAAAAAGGAAGAGCAGGGGAGCGCTATATCTTAGCAAATGAAAAGTGTTTATCCCTTACGCAAACAATACAAATAGCACAACAACTTTATCCGGAACTAAAACTGATAACACCGATGAAAGTGCCCAAGTCTGTATTATTAGCATCAGCTTGGCTATTGGAAATGCTCTCTAAAATTAGTGGCAAAGCACCGATGGTTACCCCAAAAGAGATTAAAATGTTTGCGGGACTACAACAAGATTTTGACATTACAAAAGCCAAAACAGAATTAGGGTTTAATCCTAAATCAGGTACACAGGCAGTTATAGAAGCCTTGGTGTACTTACAAGAGGAATATAATAAATAG
- a CDS encoding Gfo/Idh/MocA family protein — MLKVGVLGAGHLGKIHLRLLNQSEKYELVGFYDPFKENAEKVAAEFGYKNFESIQELIDAVDVIDIVTPTLSHFDCAKLAIESGKHVFLEKPITNTVEEAEEIIALAKKHNVLGQVGHVERFNPAFQAISSKIENPMFIETHRLAEFNPRGTDVPVVLDLMIHDLDAILSVVKSPVKHVSASGVSILSESPDIANARIEFENGCVANVTASRISMKNMRKSRFFQRDAYISVDYLEKTCEVVKMKDAPEVPGDFDLILQNAEGVKKQIYYDNPEILANNAILDELETFYDAIVNKTTPIVTLEDGTKALRLAHQIIDAFGN; from the coding sequence ATGCTTAAAGTTGGAGTATTGGGAGCAGGACATTTAGGTAAGATTCACCTTCGTTTGCTTAACCAATCTGAAAAATATGAATTAGTAGGATTCTATGATCCTTTCAAAGAGAATGCAGAGAAAGTTGCTGCTGAATTTGGATATAAGAATTTCGAATCAATACAAGAATTAATAGATGCTGTAGATGTTATTGATATTGTAACTCCTACACTATCTCATTTTGACTGTGCTAAGTTGGCTATTGAGTCAGGGAAACACGTATTCCTTGAGAAGCCAATTACAAATACAGTTGAAGAAGCAGAAGAAATTATTGCTTTAGCTAAGAAGCACAATGTTCTTGGGCAAGTAGGTCACGTAGAGCGTTTTAACCCTGCTTTTCAAGCGATAAGTTCAAAAATTGAAAATCCGATGTTTATCGAAACGCATCGTTTGGCAGAGTTTAATCCTCGTGGAACGGATGTGCCTGTAGTATTGGATTTAATGATTCACGATTTAGATGCTATTTTAAGCGTTGTTAAATCGCCTGTGAAACACGTTAGTGCTTCTGGGGTATCTATTTTGAGCGAGTCTCCAGATATTGCTAATGCACGTATCGAATTTGAAAACGGATGTGTGGCTAATGTTACTGCAAGCCGTATTTCAATGAAAAATATGAGAAAATCTCGTTTCTTCCAAAGAGATGCTTATATCTCTGTTGATTATTTAGAGAAGACTTGTGAAGTGGTTAAAATGAAGGATGCTCCTGAAGTTCCTGGTGATTTTGACCTTATTCTTCAAAATGCAGAAGGTGTTAAGAAACAAATCTATTATGACAACCCAGAAATTTTAGCGAATAATGCTATCTTAGATGAGTTGGAAACTTTCTACGATGCTATTGTAAATAAAACAACTCCAATTGTAACGTTAGAAGATGGTACGAAAGCTTTGCGCTTGGCTCACCAAATTATCGATGCTTTTGGTAATTAA
- a CDS encoding DUF1015 domain-containing protein produces the protein MAKIIPFKGLRPTRDKVGLVSCRSFEDYNAVEIAYLLDYNPYSFLHVLNPAYVNPQKVTYDKRFKMVAAKLKDFKKEGILVTEDKPIFYLYQITTKSWQFTGIVAGTSIEDYQSNVIKKHEDTLEYRVKLFKEYLYHSRFNTEPVLMMYPDQKDIDQWITNHKANKPLYDFTTVTKERHTIWKIDEDTDISWLCQQFDKVDEIYIADGHHRCASAELLQTEHKDNPQGHDNSVMTFLIAENNIKIYEFNRIIHDLNNHTKEEFLALLQEKFVVENKEQQLWKPTKKMEFGMYLDGDFYALKLKEVKETSDILQQLDAQILYDEVLHPILGLDDLRNDARIDYVPGNESIVNIKELVDDGEYEVGFMLYPTNVEEIKEVANNELIMPPKSTYIEPKFMNGLLIYEI, from the coding sequence ATGGCAAAGATTATCCCTTTTAAAGGTTTGCGCCCTACGCGTGATAAAGTTGGTTTGGTTAGTTGTAGATCTTTTGAGGACTACAATGCAGTGGAAATAGCGTATTTATTAGATTACAACCCGTATTCTTTTTTACACGTGTTGAACCCTGCTTATGTTAATCCTCAGAAAGTTACGTATGATAAGAGGTTTAAAATGGTGGCTGCAAAGCTAAAGGATTTTAAAAAAGAAGGTATTCTTGTAACGGAGGATAAGCCTATCTTTTACTTATATCAGATAACTACTAAATCATGGCAATTTACGGGTATTGTGGCGGGTACTTCTATTGAGGATTATCAGAGTAATGTGATTAAAAAACACGAGGATACACTGGAATACAGGGTTAAATTGTTTAAAGAGTATTTATACCACAGTAGATTTAACACAGAGCCTGTATTGATGATGTACCCTGATCAGAAAGATATTGATCAGTGGATTACTAATCACAAAGCGAATAAACCTTTGTATGACTTTACTACGGTTACAAAGGAACGCCATACTATTTGGAAGATTGATGAGGACACGGACATCAGTTGGTTGTGTCAACAGTTTGATAAAGTGGATGAAATCTATATTGCAGACGGACATCACCGTTGTGCTTCTGCTGAATTGTTGCAGACGGAGCACAAAGACAATCCTCAAGGACACGACAACTCTGTTATGACTTTCTTAATTGCGGAAAACAATATTAAGATTTATGAGTTTAACAGAATTATCCACGATTTGAATAATCATACAAAAGAGGAATTCTTAGCCTTGTTACAAGAGAAGTTTGTTGTTGAAAATAAGGAGCAACAATTGTGGAAACCAACCAAAAAGATGGAGTTTGGTATGTATTTAGATGGAGATTTCTATGCTTTGAAATTGAAGGAAGTGAAAGAAACGTCTGATATATTACAACAATTGGATGCACAGATTTTATATGATGAAGTGCTACACCCTATTTTAGGATTAGACGACTTGCGTAATGATGCAAGAATTGACTATGTTCCTGGTAATGAGTCGATCGTAAATATCAAAGAATTAGTAGATGATGGTGAATATGAAGTTGGTTTTATGCTCTACCCTACTAATGTTGAAGAGATTAAAGAGGTTGCTAATAACGAACTTATTATGCCTCCTAAGAGTACATATATAGAGCCGAAGTTTATGAACGGGTTGCTTATTTATGAAATTTAA
- a CDS encoding porin family protein produces MKNYFYALVAAVSLAGFGAQAQSPSPLHVGIKAGANFTDMSTSLKDYNSKSSTGFAVGAMARFDIKKTYLQAELLYSEKNVKFEGTSDVTSKMKNLEVPLVIGHKFINLPLLHLRGYAGGVYTNMVGDNFKAKQVGEVFDNFDKNNIGYRVGVGIDVLKFTLDVSYDGGFNNVSKDFKTKPNTWMVSLGYFFL; encoded by the coding sequence ATGAAAAACTACTTTTATGCATTAGTTGCGGCAGTATCTTTGGCTGGTTTTGGTGCTCAAGCTCAATCTCCATCACCACTACACGTGGGGATTAAAGCAGGTGCTAACTTCACAGATATGTCAACTTCTTTAAAAGACTACAACAGTAAAAGTTCTACGGGGTTTGCGGTTGGAGCAATGGCGCGTTTTGATATTAAAAAAACGTATTTACAAGCAGAACTTCTTTATTCTGAGAAAAATGTAAAGTTTGAGGGAACTTCTGATGTGACTTCTAAAATGAAGAATTTAGAAGTACCATTGGTAATTGGTCATAAATTTATCAACCTTCCTTTACTACATTTAAGAGGTTATGCGGGTGGAGTTTATACAAATATGGTTGGAGATAACTTCAAAGCGAAACAAGTTGGTGAGGTGTTTGACAACTTTGATAAGAACAATATCGGATACCGCGTTGGTGTTGGTATTGATGTTTTAAAGTTTACGTTAGACGTTTCTTATGACGGTGGTTTCAACAACGTAAGTAAAGATTTCAAGACAAAACCAAATACTTGGATGGTTTCTTTAGGATATTTCTTCCTATAA
- a CDS encoding thiamine diphosphokinase, translated as MSSHHIVRDDQEPALIIANGEACDRNLMDQLLEWSPLVVVLDSAIERVIELGIKIDVLIGDFDRGFDADAYREKQYPIEIVHVADQESTDLEKAFRYLIKRGIPAANVIWATGKRADHTITNITNIVKFKDQLKITLFDDYSRIYPLPKLFKKWYEKDTIISLIPIGTVNGIITENLLYPLKNESLVLGDRTGSSNSVLADGLVTIAYEEGDLLMMECHD; from the coding sequence ATGTCATCACATCATATCGTCAGAGACGACCAAGAGCCTGCTTTAATCATTGCTAATGGAGAGGCCTGCGACCGAAATTTAATGGATCAACTATTAGAATGGTCTCCTCTTGTGGTAGTATTAGATTCTGCTATTGAGAGGGTTATAGAATTAGGGATTAAGATAGATGTTTTAATCGGTGATTTTGATAGAGGGTTTGATGCAGATGCTTATCGCGAAAAACAATACCCTATTGAGATTGTACACGTGGCGGATCAGGAGTCAACTGATTTAGAAAAAGCATTTAGATATTTGATCAAACGCGGTATTCCTGCTGCAAATGTTATTTGGGCAACGGGTAAGCGTGCTGATCACACAATTACGAATATTACGAATATTGTAAAGTTTAAGGATCAACTTAAGATTACGTTGTTTGACGATTATTCAAGAATATATCCTTTGCCAAAATTGTTTAAGAAATGGTATGAAAAGGATACTATTATCTCTTTAATTCCCATTGGTACTGTAAATGGAATTATCACTGAAAACTTGTTGTATCCGTTGAAGAACGAATCTCTTGTTTTGGGTGATCGTACAGGAAGTAGTAATTCTGTTTTGGCAGATGGACTCGTTACAATCGCTTATGAAGAAGGTGATTTGCTAATGATGGAATGCCACGATTAA
- the rocD gene encoding ornithine--oxo-acid transaminase codes for MSQKLTSAQAIELENKYGAHNYHPLPVVLAKGEGVYVWDAEGKKYYDFLSAYSAVNQGHCHPTIVKAITDQANTLMLTSRAFYNDKLGVYEEKITKLFGFDKVLPMNSGAEAIETALKLARKWSYEKKGVAENQAKIIVCENNFHGRTTTIISFSNDPDARKNYGPYTDGFIRVEYNNLDALRAALEENSADIAAFLVEPIQGEAGVYVPDAGYLAEAKALCAQHNVLFIADEVQTGIARTGKMLAIDHENVQADILVLGKALSGGAYPISAVLANDEIMNVIKPGQHGSTFGGNPTAAAVAIAALDVVLDEKLADNAEKLGQLFRAELNKYIANSTICSMVRGKGLLNAILINDTEESDTAWNICLKLRDNGLLAKPTHGNIIRFAPPLVMNEEQLLDCVRIITETLKEFEK; via the coding sequence ATGTCACAAAAACTTACATCAGCGCAAGCGATTGAATTAGAAAATAAATACGGAGCACACAACTATCACCCACTACCAGTAGTATTAGCTAAAGGAGAAGGGGTATATGTATGGGATGCTGAAGGTAAAAAATACTATGACTTCTTATCTGCTTACTCAGCTGTAAACCAAGGTCACTGTCACCCAACTATCGTAAAAGCAATTACGGATCAAGCAAACACATTAATGCTTACATCACGTGCTTTCTACAACGATAAATTAGGGGTATATGAAGAAAAAATCACAAAACTTTTCGGTTTTGACAAAGTATTACCAATGAACTCAGGGGCTGAGGCTATAGAAACAGCTTTAAAACTTGCAAGAAAATGGTCTTACGAGAAAAAAGGAGTTGCTGAAAACCAGGCGAAAATTATCGTTTGTGAAAACAACTTCCACGGACGTACTACAACAATTATCTCTTTCTCAAATGATCCTGATGCTCGTAAAAACTACGGTCCTTATACAGATGGTTTCATTAGAGTAGAATACAACAATCTTGATGCATTACGTGCTGCTTTAGAAGAAAATAGTGCTGATATTGCAGCTTTCTTAGTAGAACCAATTCAAGGAGAAGCTGGAGTATATGTACCAGACGCTGGATATTTAGCTGAAGCTAAAGCTTTATGTGCACAACACAATGTATTATTCATTGCTGACGAAGTACAAACAGGTATTGCTCGTACTGGAAAAATGTTGGCTATTGACCACGAAAATGTACAAGCTGATATCCTTGTATTAGGTAAAGCATTGTCTGGTGGTGCATATCCTATTTCTGCTGTATTAGCAAATGATGAGATTATGAACGTAATCAAACCAGGACAACACGGTTCTACTTTTGGAGGTAACCCAACTGCTGCTGCTGTTGCAATTGCTGCATTAGACGTTGTTCTTGATGAGAAATTAGCTGATAACGCTGAGAAATTAGGACAATTATTTAGAGCAGAATTAAACAAATACATTGCAAATAGTACTATTTGTTCAATGGTTAGAGGTAAAGGGTTATTAAACGCTATCCTTATCAACGATACAGAAGAAAGCGATACGGCTTGGAATATCTGTTTAAAATTACGTGATAACGGTTTATTAGCTAAGCCTACACACGGAAACATTATCCGTTTTGCGCCACCTTTAGTAATGAACGAAGAGCAGTTATTGGACTGTGTACGTATCATCACTGAAACATTAAAAGAATTTGAAAAATAG
- the smpB gene encoding SsrA-binding protein SmpB, whose protein sequence is MQKNINILNKRARFDYEILDKYTAGIVLTGTEIKSIRLGKANIAESFCEFQGHELFAINTQIEEYAHSKHFNHKAKTERKLLLNKKELKSLLKSVQNKGLTIVPLRLFLNERGLAKLEIALCRGKKNYDKRETIKDRDTKRDIDRLKKSH, encoded by the coding sequence ATGCAAAAGAATATAAACATATTAAATAAAAGAGCAAGGTTCGATTACGAGATACTGGACAAGTACACGGCTGGTATTGTATTAACGGGAACTGAGATTAAGTCTATCCGCTTGGGTAAGGCTAATATTGCTGAAAGCTTTTGTGAGTTTCAAGGACACGAATTATTTGCTATTAATACACAGATAGAAGAATACGCACATAGTAAACATTTTAACCACAAGGCTAAGACTGAGAGAAAGTTACTTTTGAATAAAAAGGAATTAAAATCTCTTTTGAAAAGTGTGCAAAACAAAGGACTGACCATTGTTCCATTGAGACTATTCTTAAATGAACGTGGATTGGCTAAATTAGAAATTGCTCTTTGTCGTGGTAAGAAAAACTACGATAAACGTGAAACTATAAAAGATAGGGATACTAAGCGCGATATTGATCGATTGAAAAAATCACATTAG